Proteins from one Streptomyces sp. NBC_00289 genomic window:
- a CDS encoding TetR family transcriptional regulator — translation MPQPAKSSRTPATPDAPETAAGSRAAAQRLKMRRELAAAAMELFATKGYEATTVDEIAAAAGVARRTFFRHFRSKEEAIFPDHDDTLIRAEAVLNAAPAHEHPLDTVCRGIKEVMRMYAARPEISVARYTLTREVPTLREAEIASVARYERLFTRYLLGHFDEHAHDDDANDDPLLAEVAASAVVTAHNHVLRRWLRAGGQGDVEAQLDHAFGIVRKTFGTGIGAGRGTSAQPAAATVSTHGEVLVTVARTDAPLEQVMRTIEEALRDR, via the coding sequence ATGCCCCAGCCCGCCAAGTCCTCACGTACGCCCGCCACGCCCGACGCACCGGAAACCGCCGCGGGCAGTCGCGCCGCCGCCCAGCGGCTGAAGATGCGCCGCGAGCTGGCGGCGGCCGCGATGGAGCTGTTCGCGACCAAGGGGTACGAGGCGACCACCGTCGACGAGATCGCGGCCGCGGCCGGGGTGGCCCGGCGTACGTTCTTCCGTCACTTCCGGTCCAAGGAAGAGGCGATCTTCCCCGACCACGACGACACCCTGATCCGGGCGGAGGCCGTGCTCAACGCGGCTCCGGCGCACGAGCACCCGCTCGACACGGTGTGCCGTGGCATCAAGGAGGTCATGCGCATGTACGCGGCCCGGCCGGAGATCTCGGTCGCCCGCTACACGCTCACGCGGGAGGTACCCACTCTGCGCGAGGCGGAGATCGCGTCGGTCGCCCGCTACGAGCGCCTCTTCACCCGCTACCTCCTCGGGCACTTCGACGAGCACGCCCACGACGACGACGCCAACGACGACCCGCTGCTCGCCGAGGTCGCCGCGTCCGCCGTGGTCACCGCCCACAACCACGTGCTGCGGCGGTGGCTGCGGGCGGGCGGCCAGGGGGACGTGGAGGCGCAGCTGGACCACGCCTTCGGGATCGTCCGCAAGACGTTCGGCACGGGCATCGGGGCCGGGCGCGGCACGAGCGCGCAGCCGGCCGCCGCGACGGTCTCCACCCACGGCGAGGTGCTGGTGACGGTGGCCCGCACCGACGCCCCGCTGGAGCAGGTCATGCGGACCATCGAGGAGGCGCTCAGGGACCGCTGA